One window from the genome of Spiractinospora alimapuensis encodes:
- the ribH gene encoding 6,7-dimethyl-8-ribityllumazine synthase → MSTTGRPGETPVSAPADLRVGIVASRWNAEIVDLLLAHATEAATESGVSAPTVARVAGAMEIPVVAQELARTHDAVIALGCVVRGATPHFDYVCQSVTQGLTQVALDTATVVGNGVLTCDTQEQARERSGAPGSIEDKGRDATLAAIDTATVLRTLRADAQSPVGESVRG, encoded by the coding sequence GTGAGCACAACCGGACGGCCGGGAGAAACACCGGTGTCCGCGCCGGCGGATCTCAGGGTCGGAATCGTCGCGTCCCGCTGGAACGCCGAGATCGTGGACCTCCTCCTGGCGCACGCCACGGAGGCGGCGACGGAGAGCGGGGTGTCGGCGCCGACGGTGGCCCGGGTCGCCGGTGCGATGGAGATCCCGGTCGTCGCCCAGGAGCTGGCCCGCACCCACGACGCGGTCATCGCTCTGGGCTGCGTCGTGCGGGGGGCGACACCCCACTTCGACTACGTCTGCCAGTCCGTCACGCAGGGGCTCACCCAGGTCGCGCTGGACACGGCGACCGTCGTCGGCAACGGCGTGCTGACCTGTGACACCCAGGAGCAGGCGCGGGAACGCAGCGGCGCGCCGGGGTCGATCGAGGACAAGGGGCGGGACGCCACCCTCGCGGCCATCGACACCGCCACTGTGCTTCGGACGCTGCGCGCCGACGCCCAGAGCCCGGTGGGGGAGTCGGTCCGTGGCTGA
- a CDS encoding bifunctional 3,4-dihydroxy-2-butanone-4-phosphate synthase/GTP cyclohydrolase II has product MTETEAPRGSAPGDDVALDSVHDALADIAAGKPVVVVDDTDRENEGDIIFAAEKATPELLAFMIRYTSGVICVPLPGDELDRLDLPLMVEHNEESLRTAYTVTVDARHGVSTGISAADRAHTIRLLGDATSQPTDFVRPGHILPLRGRAGGVLERRGHTEAAIDLARLAGLRPAGVLAEVVNDDGTMARLPRLREFADEHGLTLVSVEQLVDHRLRTESQVEREVETRLPNRHAQWRLVGYRGRIDGAEHLALVLGDVADGEPVTTRIHSECLTGDVLGSHRCDCGTQLDAAMERIAEEGRGVIVYLRGHEGRGIGLLRKLAAYRLQDAGADTVEANLELGLPADAREFTVAAHILVDLGVRGVRLVTNNPRKVESVAAGGVSVVERVSLPTVVTPDNLRYLQTKRERLGHELPGVAAVN; this is encoded by the coding sequence ATGACCGAAACCGAGGCACCTCGCGGATCGGCGCCCGGAGACGACGTCGCACTGGACTCGGTCCACGACGCGCTCGCCGACATCGCCGCCGGCAAGCCCGTGGTCGTCGTGGACGACACCGACCGCGAGAACGAGGGCGACATCATCTTCGCCGCGGAGAAGGCGACGCCGGAACTGCTCGCGTTCATGATCCGCTACACCTCCGGGGTCATCTGCGTCCCGCTGCCCGGCGACGAACTGGACCGGCTCGACCTCCCGCTGATGGTGGAGCACAACGAGGAGAGCCTCCGCACCGCCTACACCGTGACGGTCGACGCACGCCACGGCGTCAGCACCGGGATCTCCGCCGCCGACCGCGCGCACACGATCCGGCTGCTCGGGGACGCGACCAGCCAGCCCACCGACTTCGTGCGGCCCGGGCACATCTTGCCGCTGCGCGGCCGCGCTGGGGGAGTCCTGGAACGGCGCGGACACACCGAAGCCGCGATCGACCTGGCACGGCTCGCTGGCCTACGCCCGGCCGGAGTGCTGGCCGAGGTGGTCAACGACGACGGAACCATGGCGCGCCTGCCTCGGCTGCGCGAGTTCGCCGACGAGCACGGACTCACCCTCGTCTCGGTGGAGCAGCTCGTGGACCACCGGTTGCGCACCGAGAGCCAGGTGGAGCGAGAGGTTGAGACGCGCCTGCCCAACCGCCACGCGCAATGGCGCCTGGTCGGCTACCGGGGACGGATCGACGGAGCGGAACACCTCGCCCTGGTGCTGGGCGACGTCGCCGACGGCGAACCGGTGACGACCCGCATCCACTCCGAGTGCCTCACCGGTGACGTCCTGGGATCCCACCGATGCGACTGCGGCACCCAGCTCGACGCCGCGATGGAGAGGATCGCCGAGGAGGGCCGGGGGGTCATCGTCTACCTGCGTGGCCACGAAGGACGCGGGATCGGTCTCCTGCGCAAGCTCGCCGCCTACCGCCTACAGGACGCCGGCGCGGACACGGTGGAGGCGAACCTCGAACTCGGCCTGCCCGCCGACGCGCGGGAGTTCACCGTCGCGGCCCACATCCTCGTCGACCTCGGAGTGCGGGGGGTGCGCCTGGTGACGAACAACCCCCGTAAGGTCGAGAGCGTGGCGGCCGGCGGAGTCTCGGTCGTGGAGCGTGTCTCGTTGCCAACGGTCGTCACCCCCGACAACCTGCGTTACCTGCAGACGAAGCGGGAACGTCTCGGGCACGAGCTGCCCGGCGTCGCCGCCGTCAACTGA
- a CDS encoding riboflavin synthase: MFTGIVEELGEVVDVAHAAEGETTRLTVHAPHVTTDAKAGDSIAVNGVCLTVVDPGDARFSADVIPETLDRSTLGALTAGARVNLERAARVSDRLSGHIVQGHVDGTAEVLGRVADGNAENVRFSLPTHLAHYVVEKGSITVDGVSLTVAAVDDESFTVGLIPTTREVTTLGRAADGAFVNLEVDVIAKYVERMLGPGARREAQR; encoded by the coding sequence ATGTTCACCGGGATCGTCGAAGAACTCGGCGAGGTCGTCGACGTCGCGCACGCGGCCGAAGGCGAGACCACACGCCTCACAGTCCACGCCCCTCACGTCACCACGGACGCGAAAGCCGGAGACTCCATCGCGGTCAACGGCGTGTGTCTCACCGTGGTCGATCCCGGCGACGCGCGGTTCAGCGCGGACGTCATCCCCGAGACCCTGGACCGATCCACGCTGGGAGCCCTCACGGCCGGCGCGCGCGTCAACCTCGAACGCGCGGCACGGGTCTCCGACCGGCTCAGCGGCCACATCGTGCAGGGCCACGTGGACGGAACCGCGGAGGTCCTCGGCCGGGTCGCGGACGGCAACGCCGAGAACGTCCGTTTCTCCCTCCCCACCCACCTGGCCCACTACGTCGTGGAGAAGGGCTCCATCACCGTCGACGGGGTGAGCCTCACTGTCGCCGCCGTGGACGACGAGTCGTTCACCGTGGGTCTCATTCCCACCACCCGCGAGGTCACGACACTCGGGCGAGCCGCGGACGGCGCGTTCGTCAACCTCGAGGTCGACGTCATCGCCAAGTACGTCGAACGAATGTTGGGTCCGGGAGCGCGACGGGAGGCGCAGCGATGA
- the rpe gene encoding ribulose-phosphate 3-epimerase, whose product MAIQISPSILSADFAHLAREAEAVATSADWLHVDVMDYHFVPNLTLGIPVVESLKKAASLPLDCHLMIADPDRWAPDYAEAGAGSVTIHAEAASAPVRTLRTIRDAGARAGLALNPATPLDHYTGLLEQADMLLLMTVEPGFGGQKFLDLVLPKIRAAREHVEARGTELWIQVDGGVDAETIGRCAEAGADVFVAGSAVYGKADPDAAVRDLRARAEQGLSVSHQHR is encoded by the coding sequence GTGGCGATCCAGATCTCTCCCAGCATCCTCAGCGCCGACTTCGCACACCTCGCTCGCGAGGCCGAAGCGGTGGCGACCTCCGCCGACTGGCTTCACGTCGACGTGATGGACTACCACTTCGTACCGAACCTGACCCTGGGGATCCCGGTGGTGGAGTCGCTGAAGAAGGCGGCGTCCCTTCCCCTGGACTGCCACCTGATGATCGCCGACCCGGACCGGTGGGCACCGGACTACGCCGAGGCCGGCGCCGGGAGCGTCACCATCCACGCCGAGGCGGCCAGCGCCCCGGTCCGCACCCTGCGCACGATCCGCGACGCGGGCGCCCGCGCGGGGCTCGCGCTGAACCCGGCGACCCCGCTGGACCACTACACCGGCCTCCTGGAGCAGGCCGACATGCTGCTGCTGATGACGGTGGAGCCCGGCTTCGGCGGACAGAAGTTCCTCGACCTCGTACTCCCCAAGATCCGGGCCGCGCGCGAGCACGTCGAGGCCCGGGGGACCGAGCTCTGGATCCAGGTCGACGGCGGCGTCGACGCCGAGACCATCGGCCGCTGCGCCGAAGCCGGAGCCGACGTCTTCGTCGCCGGATCGGCCGTCTACGGCAAGGCCGACCCCGACGCGGCGGTCCGTGACCTGCGGGCCCGAGCCGAACAAGGGCTCTCCGTCAGTCACCAGCACCGCTGA
- a CDS encoding DMT family transporter has product MPWILLGFAIVLEVIATTFLKLSHGFTRLGPSIVVVVGYLGTFYLLSLALRDLPLGVAYGVWAAFGVALVAIVGAVFLGEGMTWIQVMGIVLVVAGVVALEMGGNH; this is encoded by the coding sequence ATGCCCTGGATCCTTCTCGGCTTCGCCATCGTCCTCGAGGTCATCGCGACCACGTTCCTCAAGCTCAGTCACGGCTTCACCCGGCTCGGCCCGTCGATCGTCGTGGTCGTCGGCTACCTCGGGACCTTCTACCTGCTCTCGCTCGCACTACGCGACCTGCCTCTGGGCGTGGCCTACGGAGTGTGGGCCGCCTTCGGCGTGGCCCTGGTCGCGATCGTCGGAGCGGTCTTCCTGGGGGAGGGCATGACCTGGATCCAGGTCATGGGTATCGTCCTGGTGGTGGCGGGGGTCGTGGCACTGGAGATGGGTGGCAATCACTAG
- a CDS encoding TetR/AcrR family transcriptional regulator, with protein sequence MPTEEAELSDGRLRKGMRRRRQLLDATMRVIERDGAGAVSQREVAREAGVPPSAVTYYFPTIDEMLVAALTATNDTYLARLEEFATAARPLELLAEMIAEASDTHRAHTAAEYELFVMAARRPDMREELSRWLDAIDAFLLPIVTDPVRRRGVSAAVDGLFLRTLSVGEGTDPADVLAVLENLTRTP encoded by the coding sequence ATGCCGACCGAGGAAGCCGAGCTCAGCGACGGGCGACTCCGTAAGGGGATGCGCCGGCGTCGCCAACTCCTGGACGCGACCATGCGGGTCATCGAGCGCGACGGCGCCGGCGCGGTCAGCCAGCGCGAGGTCGCCCGCGAGGCCGGGGTCCCGCCCAGCGCGGTGACCTACTACTTCCCCACCATCGACGAGATGCTCGTCGCGGCCCTCACGGCGACCAACGACACCTACCTCGCCCGACTCGAGGAGTTCGCGACCGCCGCGCGACCCCTGGAGCTCCTGGCCGAGATGATCGCGGAGGCCAGCGACACCCACCGGGCGCACACCGCGGCGGAGTACGAGCTGTTCGTCATGGCGGCGCGGCGCCCCGACATGCGCGAGGAGCTCTCGCGGTGGCTGGACGCCATCGACGCGTTCCTCCTGCCCATCGTGACCGACCCGGTGCGACGCAGGGGAGTCTCGGCCGCGGTGGACGGCCTCTTCCTCCGGACCCTGAGCGTGGGCGAGGGCACCGACCCCGCCGACGTGCTCGCGGTGCTGGAGAACCTCACCCGTACCCCGTGA
- a CDS encoding serine hydrolase domain-containing protein: MTVENSPEAPSPEVTPDPSKLTQKRAARQASASRRVWLAALLVGLLVGAVAYVAIPNSGGADFELRGDRELADSVVHALDGRDRLAQSMVVTRQSGDGEAEVVSGGTTDGGTEPDVDTPFETGSIFKIFTGMTLADMVENGETDLDRTLGEVFPELEFADPAVAEVTLQELATHTSGLAEIPAEAIAGATYRSSTALDAFRHLPDPVRSLETTRLVEPGEWVYSNYGFAVLGEALARESGQDYPELVRERVLDPVGMDDTVMLGTDVDTMPEGGAPPRVERGAPATTWSASTYVAAGAGTWTTAADMARFLNAVRDGSAPGLSSLDQAWQGDGDLDFGHGLGWWIIPTSDGDDVVGHGGTTNGSMAFMGYRGDTAVVALSNTMLVDMAPFAAAALGVDDVPPALQGLPTNQPSLVVQTLLMMVVPALLAITLMLRRRTLIGQRPLDRLRIISMPLGALAMMLLALRLGSLALVGPVVWALCLAVVVAALVVGIGLWPYTPTVRARFRWLRLTCFGLSVMVSLVIGVAMAWALGAAYLS, encoded by the coding sequence ATGACCGTTGAGAACTCTCCCGAGGCCCCATCCCCTGAGGTGACCCCAGATCCGTCGAAGCTCACCCAGAAGCGTGCCGCCCGCCAAGCTTCGGCGTCGCGGCGCGTCTGGCTGGCCGCGCTGCTGGTCGGCCTCCTGGTCGGCGCCGTCGCCTATGTCGCGATACCCAACTCGGGAGGGGCGGACTTCGAGCTCCGTGGTGATCGGGAGCTGGCCGACAGCGTGGTCCACGCCCTCGACGGTCGGGACCGTCTCGCCCAGAGCATGGTGGTCACGCGGCAGAGCGGAGACGGGGAGGCGGAGGTCGTCAGCGGCGGGACCACCGACGGCGGCACCGAGCCCGACGTCGACACGCCGTTCGAGACCGGGTCGATCTTCAAGATCTTCACGGGGATGACCCTCGCCGACATGGTGGAGAACGGCGAGACGGACCTCGACCGGACCCTCGGCGAGGTCTTCCCCGAACTGGAGTTCGCCGACCCCGCCGTCGCCGAGGTCACGCTCCAGGAGCTCGCGACCCACACCTCCGGGCTGGCGGAGATCCCCGCGGAGGCGATCGCGGGGGCGACGTACCGGTCGTCGACTGCGTTGGACGCCTTCCGGCACCTGCCCGACCCGGTGCGGTCTCTGGAGACCACGCGGCTCGTCGAACCCGGGGAGTGGGTCTACTCCAACTACGGCTTCGCGGTGCTGGGCGAGGCACTGGCGCGGGAGAGCGGCCAGGACTACCCAGAACTGGTCCGGGAACGTGTGTTGGACCCCGTGGGGATGGACGACACCGTCATGCTCGGCACGGATGTCGACACGATGCCCGAGGGCGGGGCGCCGCCGCGAGTGGAGCGGGGCGCGCCCGCGACCACGTGGTCGGCGTCGACGTACGTGGCCGCGGGAGCGGGAACCTGGACCACCGCCGCGGACATGGCGCGGTTCCTCAACGCCGTGCGGGACGGGTCGGCCCCCGGCCTGTCCTCCCTGGACCAGGCCTGGCAGGGCGACGGGGACCTGGACTTCGGTCACGGGCTGGGCTGGTGGATCATCCCGACCTCGGACGGTGACGACGTCGTGGGACACGGCGGGACCACCAACGGGTCGATGGCGTTTATGGGCTACCGCGGGGACACGGCGGTCGTGGCCCTGTCCAACACCATGCTCGTCGACATGGCGCCGTTCGCCGCCGCCGCGCTGGGCGTGGACGACGTGCCGCCGGCGCTCCAGGGCCTCCCCACGAACCAGCCGTCCCTCGTCGTCCAGACGCTGCTCATGATGGTCGTCCCGGCGTTGTTGGCGATCACCCTCATGCTGCGCCGTCGCACCCTGATCGGCCAACGCCCCCTGGACCGGCTGCGGATCATCTCCATGCCACTGGGTGCCCTCGCCATGATGCTCCTTGCGTTGCGCCTGGGCAGTCTGGCTCTCGTGGGGCCCGTCGTGTGGGCGCTCTGCCTGGCGGTGGTGGTCGCGGCGCTGGTCGTGGGGATCGGTCTGTGGCCGTACACCCCCACGGTGCGTGCCCGCTTCCGATGGCTGCGCCTGACCTGCTTCGGCCTGTCGGTCATGGTCTCGCTGGTGATCGGCGTCGCGATGGCCTGGGCCCTGGGAGCGGCCTACCTGAGCTGA
- a CDS encoding LysR family transcriptional regulator, translated as MLSMERLRALAAVAQHGSIAAAARTLHMTPSAVSQQLGKLEREAGHRLLEPQGRTVRLTHAGRVLSEHAARVLGQLTKAESDLADLHHDVLGSLRLGAVGSAVRALLPDALATLTRRHPRLSHSLRDGEVIHLLPRLLDDALDLLVVESWSNRPLTLPAGLSRALLISERVDVALPEAHHRAGEDTVDLGHLVEERWTSCPPGTEPYEALVQVLRGQGVEPRIPYWLAEFPSQLSLVSHGLAVALIPDMGRQPTPPGVAFVSPRQDLRREIHAVWRTAAAGPPVRACLAALGATPLPEAGVPVSE; from the coding sequence GTGTTGAGTATGGAGAGGTTGCGTGCGCTGGCCGCTGTCGCCCAGCACGGCTCGATCGCGGCCGCCGCGCGAACACTGCATATGACGCCGTCGGCGGTGTCGCAGCAGTTGGGGAAGCTGGAACGGGAAGCCGGTCACCGGCTTCTCGAGCCCCAGGGGCGTACCGTGCGCCTCACCCACGCCGGGCGTGTGCTTTCGGAACACGCGGCGCGGGTCCTCGGTCAGCTCACCAAGGCGGAGAGCGATCTCGCGGACCTCCACCACGACGTCCTGGGGTCGCTGCGCCTGGGAGCCGTGGGCAGCGCGGTGCGCGCCCTGCTGCCAGACGCGTTGGCCACGCTGACCCGCCGTCACCCTCGGCTCAGCCATTCCCTGCGCGACGGGGAGGTCATCCACCTCCTGCCCCGCCTGCTCGACGACGCGCTCGACCTCCTCGTCGTCGAGAGTTGGTCGAACCGTCCGTTGACGCTCCCCGCCGGTCTCTCCCGTGCCCTGTTGATCAGTGAACGGGTCGACGTCGCGTTGCCGGAAGCCCATCACAGGGCCGGTGAGGACACCGTCGACCTGGGACACCTGGTTGAGGAGCGGTGGACGAGCTGCCCACCGGGGACGGAACCCTACGAGGCCCTGGTCCAGGTACTCCGTGGGCAGGGGGTCGAGCCTCGGATCCCGTACTGGCTCGCCGAGTTTCCCAGTCAGCTCTCACTGGTCAGCCACGGCCTCGCGGTCGCGCTCATCCCCGACATGGGTCGACAACCCACACCGCCGGGAGTGGCCTTCGTGTCGCCTCGCCAAGACCTGCGCCGCGAGATCCACGCCGTGTGGCGGACCGCCGCGGCGGGACCGCCGGTGCGGGCGTGCCTGGCGGCCCTGGGGGCGACGCCGCTCCCGGAGGCGGGCGTCCCGGTGTCGGAGTGA
- a CDS encoding DMT family transporter, with amino-acid sequence MIGSAACTSSSGAFVKLGDVTAGTAAFLRCALALPVLLPMALRERRRHGPRPTRLHVTDVAAGLLLGVDYVFWAAAVHHVGAGIAAVLINIQVVIFPLLAWMVSGTRLNRRFLLSVPVMLFGVALSAGALGNAEPGSDPIAGAVFGVAAGISYAGYLFLLRRGGEGKHVATPVFTSTAAAAVAAVALGLPWTGIQLDLSWQTWGWMILLALAGQVLAWILAAEALPRLTPNVGATLLLLQPVLAVLIGLAFLAERPTASQYVGCVLVVVAIWQATRVPKQRAGG; translated from the coding sequence ATGATCGGCTCAGCGGCGTGCACCTCCTCGTCCGGCGCGTTCGTCAAACTCGGGGACGTGACCGCGGGGACCGCCGCGTTCCTCCGTTGCGCCCTCGCCCTGCCGGTCCTGTTGCCGATGGCGCTGCGCGAACGGCGTCGGCACGGCCCGCGACCGACCCGGCTCCACGTGACCGACGTCGCGGCCGGGCTGCTGCTCGGTGTCGACTACGTCTTCTGGGCCGCGGCCGTCCACCACGTGGGCGCCGGCATCGCGGCGGTGCTCATCAACATCCAGGTCGTGATCTTCCCGCTGTTGGCCTGGATGGTCTCCGGCACCCGGCTGAACCGTCGGTTCCTGCTCTCGGTCCCGGTCATGCTGTTCGGGGTCGCGTTGTCGGCCGGCGCCCTGGGCAACGCCGAGCCCGGCAGCGATCCGATCGCCGGTGCCGTCTTCGGTGTCGCCGCCGGGATCAGCTACGCGGGTTACCTGTTCCTGCTGCGCCGCGGCGGTGAGGGAAAACACGTGGCCACCCCGGTGTTCACCTCCACCGCGGCGGCCGCCGTCGCCGCGGTCGCGCTGGGCCTGCCCTGGACCGGAATCCAGTTGGACCTGAGCTGGCAGACCTGGGGATGGATGATCCTGCTCGCCCTCGCCGGACAGGTCCTCGCCTGGATCCTCGCCGCTGAGGCCCTCCCCCGCCTGACCCCCAACGTCGGCGCCACCCTGCTCCTCCTCCAACCCGTACTCGCCGTCCTCATCGGCCTCGCCTTCCTCGCCGAGCGCCCCACCGCCAGCCAGTACGTCGGCTGCGTCCTCGTGGTCGTGGCGATCTGGCAGGCGACACGTGTCCCCAAACAGCGCGCCGGAGGGTGA
- a CDS encoding RsmB/NOP family class I SAM-dependent RNA methyltransferase, with the protein MTVAEGSPASRGGRRPSRGRHGAGKPRDTRARQPRDPARRVAYDVLRAVDQRDAYANLLLGPTLAAAGVSGRDAALATELTYGTLRRQGTYDAVLDACVDRSLTSVDAEVLPALRLGAHQLLSMNVPAHAAVSATVDLARGVAGPHRARFVNAVLRKVSARDLSEWVSLLAPDRASDPVGELALRQSHPRWIVTELARALGETPGDGLAETERLLVAQNERPGVTLLAKPGRATPADLDPVGATPGRFSPYAAYLPQGDPAELTEVRQGRVAVADEGSQMTALALTRVRVEGDDAVWLDACAGPGGKAALLAGLAGRRDARLLAGELRPHRATMVAGTVDRSVKDAARVVIADATRPAWRDAAFDRVLVDAPCTGLGALRRRPESRWRRAAESVGELVPLQRELLARAIDATRPGGVVAYVTCSPVVAETQEVVAAIHDERDDVEILRAADYLSEVPDIATGPDGLFAQFWPHRHGTDAMFLALLRRR; encoded by the coding sequence GTGACGGTGGCCGAGGGTTCACCAGCCAGTCGTGGTGGCCGCCGCCCCTCCCGAGGCCGACACGGCGCGGGCAAGCCGAGGGACACCCGGGCGCGTCAACCGCGCGACCCGGCACGCCGTGTGGCCTACGACGTCCTGCGCGCGGTCGACCAGCGCGACGCCTACGCGAACCTCCTGCTGGGGCCCACCCTGGCGGCCGCCGGTGTGAGCGGAAGGGACGCCGCGCTCGCCACCGAGCTCACCTACGGGACCCTGCGCCGGCAGGGCACCTACGACGCCGTCCTGGACGCCTGCGTCGACCGCAGCCTCACCTCGGTCGACGCGGAGGTCCTCCCGGCGCTGCGCCTCGGCGCGCACCAACTGCTGTCGATGAACGTGCCCGCCCACGCGGCGGTCAGTGCCACGGTGGACCTGGCCCGCGGAGTCGCCGGTCCGCACCGGGCGCGGTTCGTCAACGCGGTGCTGCGAAAGGTCAGTGCGCGCGACCTCTCCGAGTGGGTGTCCCTGCTCGCCCCGGACCGCGCGTCCGACCCGGTGGGCGAGCTGGCACTGCGGCAGAGCCACCCCCGATGGATCGTCACCGAGCTGGCACGGGCGCTGGGTGAGACGCCGGGCGACGGGCTGGCGGAGACTGAGCGCTTGCTGGTCGCGCAGAACGAGCGCCCCGGTGTCACCCTGCTCGCGAAGCCGGGCCGGGCCACGCCGGCTGACCTGGATCCGGTGGGGGCGACGCCCGGGCGGTTCTCGCCCTACGCCGCGTACCTTCCCCAGGGCGACCCCGCGGAGTTGACGGAGGTGCGCCAGGGACGTGTCGCCGTCGCCGACGAGGGGAGCCAGATGACGGCGCTGGCGTTGACCCGGGTACGTGTCGAGGGTGACGACGCAGTGTGGCTCGACGCCTGTGCCGGCCCGGGAGGCAAGGCCGCTCTCCTGGCGGGACTCGCCGGGCGGAGGGACGCGCGGCTGTTGGCGGGCGAACTCCGTCCCCACCGCGCCACCATGGTGGCCGGGACGGTCGACCGTTCGGTGAAGGACGCCGCCCGCGTCGTCATCGCCGACGCGACTCGGCCCGCCTGGCGCGACGCCGCGTTCGACCGGGTCCTGGTGGACGCACCCTGCACGGGTCTGGGGGCGCTTCGCCGCCGCCCCGAGTCCCGCTGGCGCCGCGCCGCGGAGTCCGTGGGGGAACTCGTCCCCCTGCAACGCGAACTTCTGGCCCGCGCGATCGACGCCACCCGCCCCGGCGGCGTGGTCGCCTACGTCACCTGTTCTCCCGTGGTCGCCGAAACCCAGGAGGTCGTCGCCGCGATCCACGACGAGCGTGACGACGTGGAGATCCTCCGCGCCGCCGACTACCTCTCCGAGGTCCCCGACATCGCCACCGGCCCGGACGGACTCTTCGCGCAGTTCTGGCCGCATCGACACGGCACCGACGCCATGTTCCTCGCGCTGCTGCGTCGGCGCTGA
- the fmt gene encoding methionyl-tRNA formyltransferase produces the protein MRLVFAGTPEVAVPALDGLLASRHEVVAVVTRPDAPAGRGRMPRRSPVGERADAAGLEVLNPASPSDPDFLRRLAELEPDCCPVVAYGALLRPAALEIPRHGWVNLHFSLLPAWRGAAPVQRAVLAGDDVTGAATFRIVEELDAGPVFGMLTEEVRPRDTSGDLLRRLAVSGAELLARTMDGIESGELSPRPQPTSGVSLAPKLLVEDAQVDWSAPAMRVDRLVRACTPAPGAWTTHRGERLKLGPVVPDSNAPRLAPGELAADKRRVLVGTATDAVELTEVQQRGKRRMSAVEWARGTRPESGERVGE, from the coding sequence ATGAGATTGGTGTTCGCCGGAACTCCCGAGGTCGCGGTCCCCGCCCTCGACGGACTCCTGGCATCGCGTCACGAGGTCGTGGCCGTGGTCACGCGCCCGGACGCTCCCGCTGGTCGGGGGCGGATGCCGCGGCGCAGCCCGGTAGGGGAGCGGGCCGACGCCGCCGGACTGGAGGTGCTCAACCCCGCCTCGCCGAGCGACCCGGACTTCCTGCGACGCCTGGCCGAGCTCGAGCCTGACTGCTGCCCCGTCGTGGCCTACGGCGCGCTGCTGCGGCCCGCGGCCCTGGAGATTCCCCGGCACGGGTGGGTGAACCTGCACTTCTCGCTGCTGCCGGCGTGGCGTGGGGCGGCCCCGGTCCAGCGAGCGGTGCTGGCCGGCGACGACGTGACCGGCGCCGCGACCTTCCGCATCGTGGAGGAGCTGGACGCCGGTCCGGTCTTCGGGATGCTCACCGAAGAGGTCCGACCGCGGGACACCAGCGGCGACCTCCTGCGCCGGTTGGCCGTCTCCGGCGCGGAACTGTTGGCGCGCACCATGGACGGCATCGAGTCCGGTGAGCTCAGCCCGCGCCCCCAGCCCACGAGTGGGGTGTCCCTCGCCCCCAAGCTGCTGGTCGAGGACGCCCAGGTGGACTGGTCGGCGCCGGCCATGCGGGTGGATCGGCTGGTCCGCGCCTGCACGCCCGCGCCGGGGGCGTGGACGACGCACCGGGGTGAGCGACTGAAGCTGGGGCCGGTCGTACCCGACAGCAACGCGCCGCGCCTCGCCCCTGGGGAGCTGGCGGCGGACAAACGACGTGTGTTGGTGGGGACCGCGACCGACGCGGTCGAACTCACCGAGGTGCAGCAGCGGGGGAAGCGACGGATGAGCGCGGTGGAGTGGGCGCGGGGAACGCGTCCGGAGTCCGGGGAACGGGTGGGGGAGTGA